In the genome of Nycticebus coucang isolate mNycCou1 chromosome 12, mNycCou1.pri, whole genome shotgun sequence, one region contains:
- the C12H12orf71 gene encoding uncharacterized protein C12orf71 homolog gives MADSSSSDTENYSSECRSTLSLSVGYFPCEDTCEDTTACEDTPSKGSPIHFLPPIQGTWRTGNTGRFGRRQDHTEDNPEQFCKLSIALAWGVDVDSKNADSIANWDLSDDNKWVDKFPEERTKLTLSRLDGLVQTLEKFLENENEDEGDGSVFAESTQEKDFQLSSSFPLDMAQISQATSSQKASTIDTSTVSSGQPVEDDESSNMQGLSCLNFGWSLFRWLRQQVVSSLRRRKPTVRAPKSPHQPAVKKRFSRKCKRIQPQESLEL, from the exons ATGGCAGACTCATCGTCTAGCGACACAGAGAACTACAGCTCTGAATGCAGATCCACTCTGAGCCTCTCAGTGGGCTATTTCCCCTGTGAGGACACCTGTGAGGACACCACTGCCTGTGAAGACACGCCTTCCAAGGGCTCTCCAATCCACTTCCTCCCTCCTATCCAAGGGACATGGAGGACTGGAAATACAGGGAGATTCGGGAGGAGACAAGACCACACTGAGGACAACCCAGAGCAGTTCTGCAAACTAAGTATTGCCTTGGCCTGGGGTGTTGATGTGGACTCTAAAAATGCAGACTCCATAGCTAACTGGGATCTAAGTGATGACAACAAGTGGGTAGACAAATTCCCAGAGGAGAGAACAAAACTGACTCTCAGCAGACTGGATGGTCTCGTGCAAACACTggagaaatttctagaaaatgagAATGAAGATGAAGGTGATGGCTCAGTGTTCGCAGAATCTACTCAGGAAAAAGATTTCCAGCTGTCCAGCAGCTTCCCTCTGGATATGGCTCAG ATAAGCCAGGCAACTAGCAGCCAAAAGGCAAGCACCATAGACACCTCCACTGTCTCGTCGGGGCAGCCAGTGGAGGACGACGAGTCTTCCAACATGCAGGGCTTATCCTGCCTGAACTTCGGGTGGTCACTCTTCCGCTGGCTGAGGCAGCAGGTCGTCTCCTCTCTACGGCGCAGAAAGCCCACTGTGAGAGCCCCCAAGAGTCCCCATCAGCCCGCAGTAAAGAAAAGATTCTCTCGCAAATGCAAGAGAATCCAACCCCAAGAATCCCTCGAATTATGA